One genomic region from Desulfovibrio porci encodes:
- the mnmE gene encoding tRNA uridine-5-carboxymethylaminomethyl(34) synthesis GTPase MnmE: MPTIAAIATPPGAGGIGIVRLSGPRSKALLARIFLPLSPRFENFRPWFMHRGRVLDQHGEALDDVLAVFMPGPRTFTGEDMVEIHCHGGPLIVQAVLESVLRLGARQAERGEFSRRAFVNGRMDLSQAEAVAELIAAPSREALRYSLNRLDGLLGRRVLALREELEALRVQVCLAVDFPEEEVECLAPADFGRAVGEVAHSVRLLLAGQKRAKVMQQGAVVVLAGAVNAGKSSLLNALLGRNRALVTDIPGTTRDFLEEACDLDGLPVRLTDTAGLRRPDADAAASGGADAVEALGMALSREKLGQADCILLVLDGARLGEAGAAAETCPDAAARQVLELAGDTPVLLVWNKSDLCAPAVFPPRWSDGRFCCMVSARSGDNVDALAQSLRQILLADGLDNPPSDGLAPNARQALALEEALAELEELEADVRAGRSYDCCAVRLDTAAARLGEVTGLSSPAEVLDRVFAQFCIGK; this comes from the coding sequence ATGCCCACCATCGCCGCCATAGCCACGCCGCCGGGAGCCGGGGGCATCGGCATTGTGCGCCTTTCCGGTCCACGGAGCAAAGCCTTGCTGGCGCGTATATTCCTGCCGCTTTCGCCGCGTTTTGAAAATTTTCGGCCCTGGTTCATGCACCGAGGCCGGGTTCTGGATCAGCATGGCGAAGCCCTGGACGACGTTCTGGCCGTGTTCATGCCCGGCCCGCGCACATTCACCGGCGAGGATATGGTTGAAATCCATTGCCACGGCGGGCCGCTCATCGTGCAGGCCGTGCTGGAAAGCGTCCTGCGTCTGGGCGCGCGTCAGGCGGAACGGGGCGAATTTTCACGCCGGGCCTTTGTCAACGGACGGATGGATCTGAGTCAGGCCGAGGCTGTGGCCGAACTCATCGCCGCGCCTTCGCGCGAGGCTCTGCGCTACAGTCTGAACCGCCTGGACGGCCTGCTGGGTCGCAGGGTTCTGGCCCTGCGGGAAGAACTGGAGGCCCTGCGCGTCCAGGTCTGTCTGGCCGTGGACTTTCCCGAGGAAGAGGTGGAGTGCCTCGCGCCTGCGGATTTCGGCCGGGCCGTGGGCGAAGTGGCGCATTCCGTGCGGCTTCTTCTGGCCGGACAGAAGCGGGCGAAAGTCATGCAGCAGGGGGCCGTGGTCGTGTTGGCCGGGGCGGTAAACGCGGGCAAATCGAGCCTGCTCAACGCCCTGCTGGGGCGCAACCGGGCGCTTGTCACGGATATTCCCGGCACCACCCGCGATTTTCTGGAAGAGGCCTGCGATCTGGACGGCCTGCCCGTGCGCCTTACGGACACCGCCGGTTTGCGCCGGCCCGACGCGGACGCTGCCGCAAGCGGCGGCGCGGACGCCGTGGAGGCTCTGGGCATGGCCCTGAGCCGGGAAAAACTGGGCCAGGCGGACTGCATTCTGCTGGTGCTGGACGGCGCGCGCCTGGGCGAGGCCGGAGCCGCTGCCGAAACCTGCCCGGATGCGGCGGCCCGTCAGGTGCTGGAACTGGCCGGTGACACGCCCGTGCTGCTGGTCTGGAACAAGAGCGACCTCTGCGCCCCGGCCGTGTTTCCGCCGCGCTGGTCTGACGGACGTTTTTGTTGTATGGTCAGCGCGCGCTCGGGCGACAATGTGGACGCTCTGGCCCAAAGCCTGCGGCAAATTCTGCTGGCCGACGGGCTCGACAATCCGCCGTCCGACGGTCTCGCGCCCAACGCGCGGCAGGCTCTGGCTCTGGAAGAGGCCCTGGCCGAACTGGAAGAGCTGGAAGCGGACGTCCGTGCTGGCCGCTCCTATGACTGTTGCGCCGTGCGCCTGGATACGGCGGCGGCGCGGCTTGGTGAAGTGACGGGCCTGTCCAGTCCGGCGGAAGTGCTGGACCGGGTTTTTGCCCAATTCTGCATCGGCAAATAA
- the jag gene encoding RNA-binding cell elongation regulator Jag/EloR encodes MEGFKEFQGKDLDGAIEEACGYFNTAREKLEIEILQDAKSGIFGIVGARKAKVRARRAHLREAVESILGKKGGAAARDGEENAARAAASSALAATDKNARQEQPKNGRERNQERGRKSGAATPVPASMEAAACVCAAQAAGNGEAAPEAAAADNSCATGMAAAAPQPEASDAVESPVREKSRSEGRREPCRASGRGRPRREESRAPAQDGAPVAGLDSGEDLDEAGEGLPVTPVEQLDAARLETLTQEAVRELVRPIVGTEVRLEVALGGGRVQVCVDCDEDSGLLIGREGQTLAALQYLVSRVVSRGMNSAVRVQLDAGEYRQRQDEKLREMALALADKVRQSGRSYSTRPLSSYHRRIVHVCLQDAADVQTRSTGDGPMKRVVIMRRKAEKN; translated from the coding sequence ATGGAAGGGTTTAAAGAATTCCAGGGCAAAGACCTGGATGGCGCCATTGAGGAGGCCTGCGGCTACTTCAATACGGCGCGTGAAAAATTGGAGATTGAAATTCTGCAGGACGCCAAGTCCGGCATCTTCGGCATCGTGGGGGCGCGCAAAGCCAAAGTGCGTGCCCGCCGGGCTCATCTGCGCGAGGCTGTGGAAAGCATTCTGGGCAAAAAGGGCGGCGCAGCCGCCCGCGACGGAGAAGAGAACGCCGCCCGCGCGGCTGCTTCGTCCGCCTTGGCCGCCACGGATAAAAATGCCCGGCAGGAGCAGCCCAAAAACGGACGCGAACGCAATCAGGAACGCGGGCGCAAAAGCGGTGCTGCCACCCCTGTCCCCGCTTCCATGGAGGCGGCGGCCTGCGTCTGCGCGGCGCAGGCCGCCGGCAATGGCGAGGCCGCGCCCGAGGCGGCCGCCGCCGACAATTCCTGCGCGACGGGTATGGCCGCTGCCGCGCCGCAGCCGGAAGCTTCCGACGCCGTCGAGTCCCCTGTACGGGAGAAAAGCCGCTCTGAAGGACGGCGTGAGCCGTGCCGTGCCTCCGGCCGGGGCCGACCCCGGCGCGAGGAGAGCCGTGCGCCCGCTCAGGACGGCGCGCCCGTCGCCGGCCTGGATTCCGGAGAGGATCTGGACGAAGCCGGGGAGGGCTTGCCCGTAACGCCTGTGGAACAACTGGACGCCGCTCGTCTGGAGACCCTGACCCAGGAGGCCGTGCGCGAACTGGTCCGGCCCATTGTGGGCACGGAAGTGCGCCTTGAGGTTGCGTTGGGCGGCGGCCGGGTGCAGGTCTGCGTGGATTGCGACGAGGATTCCGGCCTGCTCATCGGACGTGAGGGCCAGACCCTGGCCGCGTTGCAGTATCTGGTGTCGCGCGTGGTTTCGCGGGGCATGAATTCCGCCGTGCGCGTGCAGCTGGACGCTGGGGAATATCGCCAGCGCCAGGACGAGAAATTGCGTGAAATGGCCCTGGCCCTGGCCGACAAGGTGCGCCAGAGCGGGCGTTCCTATTCCACGCGGCCCCTTTCCTCCTATCACCGGCGTATTGTCCATGTCTGTCTTCAGGACGCCGCCGACGTGCAGACCCGCAGCACCGGCGACGGACCCATGAAACGGGTGGTCATTATGCGCCGGAAGGCGGAAAAAAACTAA
- the yidC gene encoding membrane protein insertase YidC, whose product MQDSKNLVLAIVLCLAILFGWGRLAEYMGWVQKPDPAVVAQQQEAVRQEAVKAEQRKEEAAQAATLPVFTPAPGRDLTVDSPLYEAVFYTGGGPLRSFKLKKFQTGLAPDSPLVNMVDERTAAVAPLGLVINSQPSWSTGQWSLDGGEQGLKLNAGQEGSLRLVGMVDNLRVVRELTFNADSYLIKEKIRLINAGEQPRSVRVGYTVASDASNAAGGRYDSMRVAWDNDGSLSEESSGKTLESTGVQATGKIYWAGAMSTYFLAAVLPGEINDVTVKGLLQKTVYRTAVEEPESMLAPGQEKTLTVSYWLGPKERAQLTAVSEQLAKSIDLGMFSIIAKGLLWLLEFFHKYVNNWGLAIILLTVVIKAVFWPLTAKSYASMEKMKKLQPMMTAIREKHKDNKELMNKEVMALYKTYGVNPASGCVPILIQLPVFFGLYQALLTSIELRHAPFITYLPFTDKLWLADLSAKDPFYITPIIMGLTMFLQQRMSPPATDPTQQKIMMFLPLIFTVLFLGFPAGLVIYWLVNNILSIFQQWLMMRKNKAAARAAG is encoded by the coding sequence ATGCAAGATAGTAAAAATCTGGTTCTGGCTATTGTGTTGTGTCTAGCGATTCTTTTCGGCTGGGGACGTCTCGCCGAATACATGGGCTGGGTGCAAAAGCCCGACCCGGCGGTGGTGGCCCAGCAGCAGGAGGCCGTCCGCCAGGAGGCGGTCAAGGCGGAACAGCGCAAGGAAGAGGCCGCCCAGGCCGCGACGCTGCCCGTGTTCACTCCGGCTCCGGGGCGCGATCTAACCGTGGATTCTCCGCTGTACGAAGCCGTTTTCTATACCGGCGGCGGCCCGTTGCGGTCCTTCAAGCTCAAGAAATTTCAGACCGGTCTTGCGCCGGATTCCCCCTTGGTGAACATGGTGGACGAACGCACCGCCGCCGTGGCGCCGCTGGGGCTGGTGATCAACAGCCAGCCTTCCTGGAGCACCGGCCAGTGGTCGCTGGACGGCGGCGAGCAGGGGTTGAAGCTGAACGCCGGGCAGGAAGGTTCGCTGCGCCTCGTGGGCATGGTGGACAACCTGCGCGTGGTCCGCGAGCTGACCTTCAATGCGGACTCCTACCTGATCAAGGAAAAAATCCGGCTCATCAATGCCGGCGAGCAGCCCCGCAGCGTGCGCGTGGGCTACACTGTGGCTTCCGACGCCAGCAACGCGGCCGGAGGCCGTTACGACTCCATGCGCGTGGCCTGGGACAACGACGGCAGCCTTTCCGAGGAATCTTCGGGCAAGACTCTGGAAAGCACGGGCGTGCAGGCCACGGGCAAGATCTACTGGGCGGGCGCCATGAGCACGTATTTCCTGGCCGCCGTGCTGCCCGGCGAAATCAATGACGTCACGGTCAAGGGCCTGTTGCAGAAAACCGTCTACCGCACCGCGGTGGAAGAGCCTGAAAGCATGCTCGCGCCGGGGCAGGAAAAGACGCTGACGGTTTCCTACTGGCTGGGACCCAAGGAGCGCGCCCAACTGACGGCCGTGTCCGAGCAACTGGCCAAAAGCATTGATCTGGGCATGTTCAGCATCATCGCCAAGGGCCTGCTCTGGCTGCTGGAATTCTTCCACAAGTACGTCAACAACTGGGGCTTGGCCATCATTCTGCTGACCGTGGTCATCAAGGCCGTGTTCTGGCCCCTGACGGCCAAGAGCTACGCTTCCATGGAAAAGATGAAGAAACTGCAGCCCATGATGACCGCCATCAGGGAAAAGCATAAGGACAACAAGGAGCTCATGAACAAGGAAGTCATGGCTCTGTACAAGACCTACGGCGTCAATCCGGCCAGCGGCTGCGTGCCCATCCTGATCCAGCTGCCGGTCTTCTTCGGCCTGTACCAGGCACTGCTCACGTCCATTGAGCTCAGGCACGCGCCGTTCATCACCTATCTGCCTTTTACGGACAAACTCTGGCTGGCCGACCTTTCGGCCAAAGACCCCTTTTACATCACGCCGATCATCATGGGCCTGACCATGTTTCTGCAGCAGCGGATGAGCCCGCCCGCCACGGATCCTACCCAGCAGAAGATCATGATGTTTCTGCCGCTGATCTTTACGGTGCTGTTCCTGGGCTTCCCCGCGGGCCTCGTCATCTACTGGCTGGTCAACAACATCCTTTCCATTTTCCAGCAGTGGCTGATGATGCGTAAAAACAAGGCCGCCGCGCGGGCCGCGGGCTAG
- the yidD gene encoding membrane protein insertion efficiency factor YidD: protein MKMLLRSLCVLPIRIYQRCISPVLPPACRFYPTCSAYAVEAILRHGVLRGGWLALRRLARCHPWGGSGYDPVPPPRRRRDVPPLSQE from the coding sequence ATGAAAATGCTGCTGCGCAGCCTTTGCGTTTTACCCATACGTATTTATCAGCGCTGCATCTCGCCCGTGCTGCCCCCCGCCTGCCGTTTTTATCCCACCTGTTCCGCCTATGCCGTGGAGGCCATCCTGCGCCACGGCGTGCTGCGCGGCGGCTGGCTGGCGCTGCGGCGTCTGGCTCGCTGCCATCCATGGGGCGGTTCAGGCTATGATCCAGTTCCACCCCCACGGCGTCGCCGCGACGTCCCGCCTCTGTCTCAGGAGTGA
- the rnpA gene encoding ribonuclease P protein component, with product MSRLSFPRHVRVRRRAEFTACYEHGRRYHTEHFLLFVLPREHAGELTRTGMAVSRKVGNAVVRNRVKRLLREFFRLHSDLLPAHADLVAVAKRHAGGDALDLSRVSAEFLPLLRRIVRPRRTAAACD from the coding sequence GTGTCGCGTCTGAGCTTTCCACGGCATGTCCGTGTTCGCCGCAGAGCGGAATTTACCGCCTGTTATGAGCACGGCAGACGTTACCATACCGAGCATTTCCTCCTTTTCGTGCTTCCGCGAGAACATGCCGGCGAGTTGACGCGCACGGGCATGGCTGTTTCCCGCAAAGTCGGCAATGCGGTGGTCCGCAATCGTGTCAAGCGCCTGCTGCGTGAGTTTTTTCGTCTGCATTCCGACCTCCTGCCGGCTCATGCCGATCTGGTGGCTGTGGCGAAACGACACGCCGGCGGAGACGCGCTGGACCTCTCCCGCGTGAGCGCTGAATTTCTGCCTCTGCTGCGGCGGATAGTCCGGCCCCGGCGGACGGCTGCGGCATGCGATTGA
- the rpmH gene encoding 50S ribosomal protein L34, producing MKRTYQPSKIRRARTHGFRARMATPSGRAILRRRRAKGRKRLSA from the coding sequence ATGAAAAGAACATATCAACCCAGTAAAATCAGAAGAGCCCGTACCCACGGTTTCCGCGCCCGTATGGCCACCCCCAGCGGCCGCGCCATTCTGCGCCGCCGTCGCGCCAAGGGCCGCAAGCGCCTGAGCGCCTGA
- the thrB gene encoding homoserine kinase — translation MTTPDLVATPARLAPCIILIGMAGAGKSTVGSALARELGWAFLDSDHLIEALYGARLQDLTDALGKEAFLDTECGVIRAIKANRTVIGTGGSVVYREEAMRHLAALGSIVHLDVPLAVIEERVARNPQRGLAIAPGQTLADIFHEREALYAAWAGLRCDARNKNPRECAQWILRHLPQDLLVADV, via the coding sequence ATGACCACGCCCGATCTCGTCGCGACCCCAGCGCGGCTGGCCCCCTGCATCATCCTCATCGGCATGGCCGGAGCGGGCAAATCCACAGTGGGAAGCGCGCTGGCGCGCGAGTTGGGCTGGGCGTTTCTGGACAGCGACCATCTGATCGAAGCCCTCTACGGCGCGCGCCTTCAGGATCTGACCGACGCTCTGGGCAAGGAAGCCTTTCTGGACACGGAGTGCGGCGTGATCCGCGCCATCAAGGCAAACCGCACGGTTATCGGCACTGGCGGCAGCGTGGTTTACCGCGAGGAAGCCATGCGCCACCTGGCCGCTCTGGGGTCTATCGTCCACCTGGACGTGCCGCTGGCTGTGATCGAAGAGCGCGTTGCCCGCAATCCGCAACGCGGACTGGCCATCGCGCCGGGGCAGACTCTGGCCGACATCTTTCATGAACGGGAGGCCTTGTACGCGGCCTGGGCCGGTCTGCGTTGCGACGCCCGGAATAAAAATCCGCGTGAATGCGCCCAATGGATCCTCAGGCATCTGCCGCAGGATCTGCTCGTTGCTGATGTCTGA
- a CDS encoding translation initiation factor 2 encodes MRIFLALILTLGLATGGCAWFSSSDSSDTQTPAAQPEDQVAASEAAPEPAPAKAAPGKSKSKAKAEKAAPQKSGKASKGPKSEAEISAELNTVGHKLAAQAARTVMPSKASKEVRKDGKDYVASYVEVDATNLTTELRPGAKGQYVGFIRYLEKVYECRGASKKEALSAPCQQVRTRRLNELIRYDGKAWQF; translated from the coding sequence ATGCGAATTTTTCTGGCTCTCATTCTGACCCTGGGGCTTGCGACCGGCGGCTGCGCCTGGTTCAGCAGCAGCGACAGTTCCGACACGCAAACGCCTGCCGCGCAGCCCGAGGATCAGGTCGCCGCTTCCGAAGCCGCGCCCGAACCGGCTCCGGCCAAGGCGGCCCCCGGCAAGAGCAAATCCAAGGCCAAGGCTGAAAAGGCCGCGCCCCAGAAGAGCGGCAAAGCCTCAAAAGGCCCCAAGTCCGAAGCTGAAATCAGCGCCGAGCTGAACACCGTGGGCCATAAGCTGGCGGCCCAGGCCGCGCGCACCGTTATGCCTTCCAAAGCCAGCAAGGAAGTGCGCAAGGACGGCAAGGACTATGTGGCGAGTTACGTGGAAGTGGACGCGACGAACCTGACCACGGAACTGCGTCCTGGCGCCAAGGGACAGTATGTGGGCTTTATCCGCTATCTGGAAAAGGTTTATGAATGCCGCGGCGCCAGCAAAAAAGAAGCGCTTTCCGCGCCCTGCCAGCAGGTGCGCACCCGCAGGCTCAATGAGCTGATCCGTTACGACGGCAAGGCCTGGCAGTTTTAG
- a CDS encoding OmpA family protein, translating to MKSIRLLVLAAALVLSYAVAAVAATPACNKKIESFDFVVDYSGSMMMQNKQLKQDKIVVAKNVLQRVNAAIPALDYNGGLHTISPNGVIVAQGPWDRGAMSAGINKLRSGFEIFGRMTSMGNGLQKYEPFLSSMKRDAAVILVTDGDNNRGTDVVEVARQLYASQRNLVIHIISFADTPHGEAVVKEIGAMNPGSVVVRGEELATSDAAVERFVLAVFCQDEDVIVLRGVHFAFDSYALDSKAMGILNEAAGLIKANPNKRVILNGWTDYIGTDAYNKVLSQNRANAVKNYLVKQGIPASRMTAIGRGKSYKYDNKTEEGRYMNRRTEISFD from the coding sequence ATGAAATCAATTCGTCTTCTTGTTCTCGCGGCCGCTCTGGTGCTGAGCTATGCCGTGGCGGCCGTCGCCGCCACGCCTGCATGCAACAAAAAAATCGAGAGCTTCGACTTCGTCGTGGACTATTCCGGTTCCATGATGATGCAGAACAAGCAGCTTAAACAAGATAAAATCGTTGTGGCCAAAAATGTGCTGCAGCGCGTGAACGCGGCCATTCCGGCCCTGGATTACAACGGCGGTCTGCACACCATTTCGCCCAACGGCGTCATTGTCGCCCAGGGCCCGTGGGACCGCGGCGCCATGAGCGCCGGCATCAACAAGCTGCGCTCCGGCTTCGAGATCTTCGGCCGCATGACCAGCATGGGCAACGGCCTGCAGAAGTATGAACCCTTCCTCTCCAGCATGAAGCGCGACGCCGCCGTCATTCTGGTGACCGACGGCGACAACAACCGTGGCACGGACGTCGTGGAAGTGGCCCGTCAGCTGTACGCCAGCCAGCGCAATCTGGTCATCCACATCATCTCCTTTGCCGACACCCCCCATGGTGAAGCCGTTGTCAAAGAGATCGGCGCCATGAACCCCGGTTCCGTCGTGGTCCGCGGTGAAGAACTGGCCACCAGCGACGCCGCCGTCGAGCGCTTCGTGCTGGCCGTGTTCTGTCAGGATGAGGACGTGATCGTGCTGCGCGGCGTGCATTTCGCCTTCGATTCCTATGCTCTTGACAGCAAGGCCATGGGTATCCTGAACGAAGCCGCCGGTCTCATCAAGGCCAATCCCAACAAGCGCGTGATCCTCAACGGCTGGACCGACTACATCGGCACCGACGCCTACAACAAGGTTCTGTCGCAGAACCGCGCCAACGCCGTGAAGAACTATCTGGTGAAGCAGGGCATCCCCGCCAGCCGGATGACCGCCATCGGCCGCGGCAAGTCCTACAAGTATGACAACAAGACCGAAGAAGGTCGTTACATGAACCGCCGCACCGAGATCTCCTTCGACTAA
- the cbiD gene encoding cobalt-precorrin-5B (C(1))-methyltransferase CbiD yields MSRTVTQPLREGFTTGTAATGAALAALILLRTGRAPQNVDVPLPPFMPAAGENSFSGRCARDRRVLPVAHCAPGLARELLERPVPELESYLMSGQTPGPDESAALKAAHASIRKDGGDDPDATSGALITASVVLRDCPARPLPPHDQDFTHIEGGPGVGRVTMPGLPLPVGAAAINPAPREQLRFALGREAARLAALGAPCPPLTVIVSVPRGADIARHTFNPRLGIVGGISILGTQGTVRPYSHAAWRATIEQGLRVALATGCRTVCLSTGRRSEKLLMARYPDLAPQCFVQAADFAEFSLREAGSLPFERLVWGCFFGKLAKLAQGHAYTHARDADLDMAALAELCRKAGAACAPAVAACVTAAHALELLLADPAGADALAVVARLAAQTARNFAGRPVALHLFHTDGRELLAL; encoded by the coding sequence GTGAGCCGCACTGTAACGCAGCCCCTGCGCGAAGGCTTCACTACAGGCACAGCGGCCACAGGCGCGGCTCTGGCCGCCCTGATCCTGCTGCGCACGGGCCGCGCGCCCCAAAACGTGGACGTACCTCTGCCGCCTTTCATGCCCGCTGCCGGGGAAAATTCCTTTTCCGGCCGTTGCGCCAGGGACCGGCGCGTGCTGCCCGTGGCGCACTGCGCTCCGGGGCTTGCTCGGGAGCTGTTGGAGAGGCCGGTCCCGGAACTTGAATCATATCTGATGTCGGGCCAGACACCCGGCCCGGATGAAAGCGCCGCGCTCAAGGCGGCCCACGCCTCCATCCGCAAAGACGGCGGCGACGATCCGGACGCCACCTCGGGCGCGCTGATTACGGCCAGCGTCGTTCTGCGCGACTGCCCGGCGCGCCCCTTGCCGCCGCATGATCAGGATTTCACGCACATTGAGGGCGGCCCCGGCGTGGGCCGCGTAACCATGCCCGGCCTGCCCCTGCCCGTGGGCGCGGCGGCCATCAATCCCGCACCGCGAGAGCAACTCCGTTTCGCCCTGGGGCGGGAGGCCGCGCGCCTGGCCGCCCTCGGCGCGCCCTGCCCGCCCCTGACCGTCATCGTCAGCGTGCCGCGCGGTGCGGACATCGCCCGGCATACCTTCAATCCGCGTCTGGGCATTGTGGGCGGCATTTCCATTCTGGGCACGCAGGGCACGGTGCGCCCATACAGCCACGCGGCCTGGCGGGCCACCATTGAACAGGGGCTGCGCGTAGCCCTGGCCACAGGCTGCCGGACTGTCTGTCTGTCCACCGGGCGGCGTTCGGAAAAGCTGCTCATGGCCCGCTATCCGGACCTCGCGCCCCAATGTTTCGTCCAGGCCGCCGATTTCGCGGAATTTTCATTGCGCGAAGCCGGATCTCTGCCGTTCGAGCGACTGGTCTGGGGCTGCTTTTTCGGCAAGCTCGCCAAGCTGGCCCAAGGGCATGCCTACACCCACGCCCGCGACGCCGACCTGGATATGGCCGCACTGGCGGAACTCTGCCGAAAAGCGGGCGCGGCCTGCGCCCCGGCCGTGGCCGCATGCGTGACCGCCGCGCACGCGCTGGAACTGCTGCTGGCCGACCCCGCCGGGGCGGACGCGCTGGCCGTTGTGGCCCGTCTGGCAGCCCAGACCGCGCGAAATTTCGCGGGCCGCCCCGTGGCTCTGCACCTCTTTCACACTGACGGCAGGGAATTGCTGGCGCTATGA
- the cbiE gene encoding precorrin-6y C5,15-methyltransferase (decarboxylating) subunit CbiE, with translation MKKQVVLPGIAFTERPEPVDAGIRETGEQRSESAPPAAAEAMLQADGWPPMADMLHSLFVFEPTTPEPAPITVLGLDCGGARGPAALTAEQRALLQEADVLCGGKELLAAFEDGDGLKARPLPLTLPLEPLLSRLSQMRAAGERVLLLADGDPLFFGIGATLVRQLGAEAVRLIPAVSSLQQACARLALPWHKVVCLSLHGRDDLGPLNAASSKGAPLCILTDARMTPDVLARHLLDRGVDWFTAWIFERMGAPDEARHQLSLAETACRTFGPACTLLLIPGEHPRRPHLGLDAEELAVEGKLITKKPVRAAALSLLRVGPRHVVWDIGSGSGAVALEAAVLAHEGRVVAVERSAGRAMSIQENRRRFGAAILDVCLGQAPECLPSLPDPQRVFIGGGLSGEDAEDILGHVCHRLPPGGRLVASCVLLDTFCLCRRFLEGLGWPLEIMQVQASEARELAGDLHLAALNPVFLLAAQKPASGGA, from the coding sequence ATGAAAAAACAGGTTGTGCTTCCCGGCATCGCATTTACGGAAAGGCCGGAACCCGTGGACGCCGGGATCAGAGAAACCGGCGAGCAACGCTCCGAAAGCGCGCCGCCCGCAGCGGCTGAAGCAATGCTCCAGGCCGACGGCTGGCCGCCCATGGCGGACATGCTCCATTCACTTTTTGTTTTCGAACCGACCACGCCGGAACCCGCACCCATCACGGTGCTGGGGCTGGATTGCGGCGGCGCGCGCGGGCCGGCGGCCCTCACCGCTGAACAACGCGCTCTGCTTCAGGAAGCCGACGTGCTTTGCGGCGGCAAGGAACTGCTGGCGGCCTTTGAAGACGGGGATGGCCTCAAGGCCCGCCCGCTGCCCCTGACCCTGCCGCTAGAACCCCTGCTCAGCCGCCTGAGCCAGATGCGTGCCGCCGGGGAACGCGTGCTGCTGCTGGCCGACGGCGATCCGCTCTTTTTCGGCATCGGGGCCACTCTGGTGCGCCAGTTGGGCGCGGAGGCCGTACGCCTCATCCCGGCGGTCAGTTCCCTGCAGCAGGCCTGCGCCCGTCTGGCCCTGCCCTGGCACAAGGTCGTCTGCCTCTCCCTGCACGGGCGCGACGACCTGGGGCCGCTGAACGCGGCTTCGAGCAAAGGCGCGCCGCTCTGCATCCTCACCGACGCCCGCATGACCCCGGACGTGCTGGCCCGCCACCTGCTGGACCGGGGCGTGGACTGGTTCACGGCCTGGATTTTCGAGCGCATGGGCGCACCCGACGAAGCCCGGCATCAGTTGAGCCTGGCCGAGACGGCCTGCCGCACCTTCGGCCCGGCCTGCACCCTGCTGCTGATTCCCGGCGAGCATCCCCGTAGGCCGCATCTGGGCCTGGACGCGGAAGAACTGGCCGTGGAGGGCAAACTGATCACCAAAAAGCCGGTGCGCGCCGCCGCCTTGTCCCTCCTGCGCGTGGGGCCGCGCCATGTGGTCTGGGATATCGGTTCCGGCTCCGGGGCCGTGGCTCTGGAAGCCGCCGTGCTGGCCCACGAGGGCCGGGTGGTGGCTGTGGAGCGCAGCGCCGGGCGGGCCATGAGCATCCAGGAAAACCGCCGCCGTTTCGGGGCCGCCATTCTGGACGTCTGCCTGGGCCAGGCTCCGGAATGCCTGCCCTCTCTGCCCGACCCGCAACGGGTCTTCATCGGCGGAGGCCTGTCCGGCGAGGACGCCGAGGACATTCTGGGGCATGTCTGCCACCGCCTGCCTCCCGGCGGGCGGCTGGTGGCCAGTTGCGTGCTGCTGGATACCTTTTGCCTCTGCCGCCGCTTTCTGGAAGGCCTGGGCTGGCCGCTGGAAATCATGCAGGTTCAGGCTTCCGAGGCTCGCGAACTGGCCGGAGATCTGCATCTGGCGGCCCTGAACCCGGTCTTTCTGCTGGCCGCGCAAAAACCCGCGTCCGGCGGCGCGTAA